From Peromyscus maniculatus bairdii isolate BWxNUB_F1_BW_parent chromosome 19, HU_Pman_BW_mat_3.1, whole genome shotgun sequence, the proteins below share one genomic window:
- the Mbd1 gene encoding methyl-CpG-binding domain protein 1 isoform X12 produces MAEDWQDCPALGPGWKRREAFRKSGASCGRSDIYYQSPTGEKIRSKVELTRYLGPACDLTLFNFRQGILCYPVPKTHPLPAPNKKKKKPSKPAKAKKRQVGPQKSEVRKETPRKGRKAGAGAAAGSGAAAGAAPASLPALGCCENCGIRLSRDCIKRQRLKALCKDCRAQRIAFNREQRMFRRVGCGECTACLVKEDCGACSICRLQLPHDVASELFCKCERRRCLRIVEKSRGCGVCRGCQTQEDCGRCRVCLRPARPGLKRQWRCLQRRCFWDKRDRRKSGSKVAARRHSRAQPLPPRPASQHPEPTELHISDLAPTSPAEFIYYCVDEDELQPYTNHHRQNRKCGACAACLRRMDCGHCDFCCDKPKFGGSNQKRQKCRWRQCLQFAMKRLLPSTGPGSEEGAGLPPCRPCRKRPGSPRRRLRLSSPSKAPLAVLTTPPGPARASAKQQAGRGFVLPPPDTDFVFLQEGAASPVQVPGPAAASSEAPLQEAQSWGVAMPQVKQEKTDAPEEWTSGTGFPTSALQPGYPSKALDSDLPPVKQEPPGPAEDREENREDYVSESAPEEEAGGVGTPVITEIFSLGGTRLRDAAAWLPRALFLGKEQKD; encoded by the exons ATGGCTGAGGACTGGCAAGACTGCCCAGCCCTGGGCCCTGGCTGGAAGCGACGTGAGGCCTTTCGAAAGTCAGGGGCCTCTTGTGGACGCTCAGACATCTATTATCAGAG CCCCACAGGAGAGAAGATTCGAAGCAAAGTTGAGCTGACTCGATACCTGGGCCCTGCATGTGACCTCACCCTCTTCAACTTCAGACAAGGCATCTTGTGCTACCCGGTTCCCAAG ACCCATCCCTTGCCTGCCcccaacaagaagaaaaagaagccttCTAAACCAGCCAAGGCTAAGAAACGTCAGGTTGGGCCCCAGAAGAGTGAGGTCAGGAAGGAGACTCCACGGAAGGGCCGTAAGGCTGGCGCTGGCGCTGCTGCTGGCTCTGGCGCTGCCGCGGGCGCAGCTCCAGCCTCGTTACCTGCACTTGG GTGCTGTGAGAATTGTGGGATCCGCCTCTCACGGGATTGTATCAAAAGGCAGAGGTTGAAGGCGTTGTGCAAAGACTGCCGAG CACAGAGAATTGCCTTCAACCGAGAACAGAGAATGTTTAGG AGAGTCGGCTGTGGAGAGTGTACGGCTTGCCTTGTAAAAGAAGACTGTGGGGCTTGCTCCATCTGCCGCCTGCAGCTGCCCCATGACGTGGCCTCGGAGCTCTTCTGCAAGTGTGAGCGAAGACGCTGCCTCCGGATTGTGGAGAAG AGCCGAGGGTGTGGAGTGTGCCGGGGTTGTCAGACCCAAGAGGACTGTGGCCGTTGCCGAGTCTGCCTTCGCCCAGCCCGCCCTGGTCTCAAGCGCCAGTGGAGGTGTTTGCAGCGGCGCTGCTTTTGG GATAAGCGTGACCGTCGAAAGAGTGGCTCGAAGGTGGCTGCCCGACGTCACTCCCGagcccagcccctgcctccacgtcctgcatcccagcacccagagcccACAGAGCTG CACATCAGCGACCTAGCGCCCACATCACCTGCTGAGTTCATCTATTACTGTGTAGACGAGGACGAGCTA CAGCCCTACACGAACCACCACCGGCAGAACCGCAAGTGCGGGGCCTGTGCAGCCTGCCTACGGCGGATGGACTGCGGCCATTGCGACTTCTGCTGCGACAAGCCCAAATTCGGGGGCAGCAACCAGAAGCGCCAGAAGTGTCGTTGGCGCCAGTGCCTGCAGTTTgccatg AAGCGGCTGCTGCCCAGTACCGGGCCAGGGTCTGAGGAGGGAGCAGGACTGCCTCCATGTCGCCCTTGTCGAAAGAGGCCTGGTTCTCCTCGACGACGACTCCGTCTGAGCTCTCCCTCAAAGGCCCCTTTGGCTGTGCTCACCACCCCACCAGGCCCTGCCCGGGCTTCAGCAAAGCAGCAAGCAGGTAGAGGCTTTGTGCTGCCCCCACCTGACACAGACTTTGTGTTTTTACAAGAGGGTGCCGCCAGTCCTGTGCAGGTGCCTGGCCCTGCCGCAGCTTCATCGGAAGCCCCGTTACAG GAGGCCCAGAGTTGGGGTGTAGCCATGCCCCAGGTGAAGCAGGAGAAGACGGACGCCCCCGAGGAGTGGACATCAGGCACAGGCTTCCCGACCTCTGCACTGCAGCCTGGCTACCCTAGCAAG GCACTAGACTCAGACCTTCCACCCGTGAAACAAGAGCCCCCTGGCCCTGCAGAGgatagagaagaaaacagagaagattATGTCTCTGAATCAGCCccggaggaggaggcaggaggggttGGCACACCAGTG ATCACGGAGATTTTCAGCCTGGGTGGAACCCGTCTCCGGGATGCAGCAGCCTGGTTGCCAAG GGCTCTCTTCTTGGGGAAGGAACAGAAGGACTGA
- the Mbd1 gene encoding methyl-CpG-binding domain protein 1 isoform X27, protein MAEDWQDCPALGPGWKRREAFRKSGASCGRSDIYYQSPTGEKIRSKVELTRYLGPACDLTLFNFRQGILCYPVPKTHPLPAPNKKKKKPSKPAKAKKRQVGPQKSEVRKETPRKGRKAGAGAAAGSGAAAGAAPASLPALGCCENCGIRLSRDCIKRQRLKALCKDCRAQRIAFNREQRMFRRVGCGECTACLVKEDCGACSICRLQLPHDVASELFCKCERRRCLRIVEKDKRDRRKSGSKVAARRHSRAQPLPPRPASQHPEPTELHISDLAPTSPAEFIYYCVDEDELKRLLPSTGPGSEEGAGLPPCRPCRKRPGSPRRRLRLSSPSKAPLAVLTTPPGPARASAKQQAGRGFVLPPPDTDFVFLQEGAASPVQVPGPAAASSEAPLQEAQSWGVAMPQVKQEKTDAPEEWTSGTGFPTSALQPGYPSKALDSDLPPVKQEPPGPAEDREENREDYVSESAPEEEAGGVGTPVITEIFSLGGTRLRDAAAWLPRALFLGKEQKD, encoded by the exons ATGGCTGAGGACTGGCAAGACTGCCCAGCCCTGGGCCCTGGCTGGAAGCGACGTGAGGCCTTTCGAAAGTCAGGGGCCTCTTGTGGACGCTCAGACATCTATTATCAGAG CCCCACAGGAGAGAAGATTCGAAGCAAAGTTGAGCTGACTCGATACCTGGGCCCTGCATGTGACCTCACCCTCTTCAACTTCAGACAAGGCATCTTGTGCTACCCGGTTCCCAAG ACCCATCCCTTGCCTGCCcccaacaagaagaaaaagaagccttCTAAACCAGCCAAGGCTAAGAAACGTCAGGTTGGGCCCCAGAAGAGTGAGGTCAGGAAGGAGACTCCACGGAAGGGCCGTAAGGCTGGCGCTGGCGCTGCTGCTGGCTCTGGCGCTGCCGCGGGCGCAGCTCCAGCCTCGTTACCTGCACTTGG GTGCTGTGAGAATTGTGGGATCCGCCTCTCACGGGATTGTATCAAAAGGCAGAGGTTGAAGGCGTTGTGCAAAGACTGCCGAG CACAGAGAATTGCCTTCAACCGAGAACAGAGAATGTTTAGG AGAGTCGGCTGTGGAGAGTGTACGGCTTGCCTTGTAAAAGAAGACTGTGGGGCTTGCTCCATCTGCCGCCTGCAGCTGCCCCATGACGTGGCCTCGGAGCTCTTCTGCAAGTGTGAGCGAAGACGCTGCCTCCGGATTGTGGAGAAG GATAAGCGTGACCGTCGAAAGAGTGGCTCGAAGGTGGCTGCCCGACGTCACTCCCGagcccagcccctgcctccacgtcctgcatcccagcacccagagcccACAGAGCTG CACATCAGCGACCTAGCGCCCACATCACCTGCTGAGTTCATCTATTACTGTGTAGACGAGGACGAGCTA AAGCGGCTGCTGCCCAGTACCGGGCCAGGGTCTGAGGAGGGAGCAGGACTGCCTCCATGTCGCCCTTGTCGAAAGAGGCCTGGTTCTCCTCGACGACGACTCCGTCTGAGCTCTCCCTCAAAGGCCCCTTTGGCTGTGCTCACCACCCCACCAGGCCCTGCCCGGGCTTCAGCAAAGCAGCAAGCAGGTAGAGGCTTTGTGCTGCCCCCACCTGACACAGACTTTGTGTTTTTACAAGAGGGTGCCGCCAGTCCTGTGCAGGTGCCTGGCCCTGCCGCAGCTTCATCGGAAGCCCCGTTACAG GAGGCCCAGAGTTGGGGTGTAGCCATGCCCCAGGTGAAGCAGGAGAAGACGGACGCCCCCGAGGAGTGGACATCAGGCACAGGCTTCCCGACCTCTGCACTGCAGCCTGGCTACCCTAGCAAG GCACTAGACTCAGACCTTCCACCCGTGAAACAAGAGCCCCCTGGCCCTGCAGAGgatagagaagaaaacagagaagattATGTCTCTGAATCAGCCccggaggaggaggcaggaggggttGGCACACCAGTG ATCACGGAGATTTTCAGCCTGGGTGGAACCCGTCTCCGGGATGCAGCAGCCTGGTTGCCAAG GGCTCTCTTCTTGGGGAAGGAACAGAAGGACTGA
- the Mbd1 gene encoding methyl-CpG-binding domain protein 1 isoform X11, translating to MAEDWQDCPALGPGWKRREAFRKSGASCGRSDIYYQSPTGEKIRSKVELTRYLGPACDLTLFNFRQGILCYPVPKTHPLPAPNKKKKKPSKPAKAKKRQVGPQKSEVRKETPRKGRKAGAGAAAGSGAAAGAAPASLPALGCCENCGIRLSRDCIKRQRLKALCKDCRAQRIAFNREQRMFRRVGCGECTACLVKEDCGACSICRLQLPHDVASELFCKCERRRCLRIVEKSRGCGVCRGCQTQEDCGRCRVCLRPARPGLKRQWRCLQRRCFWDKRDRRKSGSKVAARRHSRAQPLPPRPASQHPEPTELHISDLAPTSPAEFIYYCVDEDELPYTNHHRQNRKCGACAACLRRMDCGHCDFCCDKPKFGGSNQKRQKCRWRQCLQFAMKRLLPSTGPGSEEGAGLPPCRPCRKRPGSPRRRLRLSSPSKAPLAVLTTPPGPARASAKQQAGRGFVLPPPDTDFVFLQEGAASPVQVPGPAAASSEAPLQEAQSWGVAMPQVKQEKTDAPEEWTSGTGFPTSALQPGYPSKALDSDLPPVKQEPPGPAEDREENREDYVSESAPEEEAGGVGTPVITEIFSLGGTRLRDAAAWLPRSKDLKNPEAKMQ from the exons ATGGCTGAGGACTGGCAAGACTGCCCAGCCCTGGGCCCTGGCTGGAAGCGACGTGAGGCCTTTCGAAAGTCAGGGGCCTCTTGTGGACGCTCAGACATCTATTATCAGAG CCCCACAGGAGAGAAGATTCGAAGCAAAGTTGAGCTGACTCGATACCTGGGCCCTGCATGTGACCTCACCCTCTTCAACTTCAGACAAGGCATCTTGTGCTACCCGGTTCCCAAG ACCCATCCCTTGCCTGCCcccaacaagaagaaaaagaagccttCTAAACCAGCCAAGGCTAAGAAACGTCAGGTTGGGCCCCAGAAGAGTGAGGTCAGGAAGGAGACTCCACGGAAGGGCCGTAAGGCTGGCGCTGGCGCTGCTGCTGGCTCTGGCGCTGCCGCGGGCGCAGCTCCAGCCTCGTTACCTGCACTTGG GTGCTGTGAGAATTGTGGGATCCGCCTCTCACGGGATTGTATCAAAAGGCAGAGGTTGAAGGCGTTGTGCAAAGACTGCCGAG CACAGAGAATTGCCTTCAACCGAGAACAGAGAATGTTTAGG AGAGTCGGCTGTGGAGAGTGTACGGCTTGCCTTGTAAAAGAAGACTGTGGGGCTTGCTCCATCTGCCGCCTGCAGCTGCCCCATGACGTGGCCTCGGAGCTCTTCTGCAAGTGTGAGCGAAGACGCTGCCTCCGGATTGTGGAGAAG AGCCGAGGGTGTGGAGTGTGCCGGGGTTGTCAGACCCAAGAGGACTGTGGCCGTTGCCGAGTCTGCCTTCGCCCAGCCCGCCCTGGTCTCAAGCGCCAGTGGAGGTGTTTGCAGCGGCGCTGCTTTTGG GATAAGCGTGACCGTCGAAAGAGTGGCTCGAAGGTGGCTGCCCGACGTCACTCCCGagcccagcccctgcctccacgtcctgcatcccagcacccagagcccACAGAGCTG CACATCAGCGACCTAGCGCCCACATCACCTGCTGAGTTCATCTATTACTGTGTAGACGAGGACGAGCTA CCCTACACGAACCACCACCGGCAGAACCGCAAGTGCGGGGCCTGTGCAGCCTGCCTACGGCGGATGGACTGCGGCCATTGCGACTTCTGCTGCGACAAGCCCAAATTCGGGGGCAGCAACCAGAAGCGCCAGAAGTGTCGTTGGCGCCAGTGCCTGCAGTTTgccatg AAGCGGCTGCTGCCCAGTACCGGGCCAGGGTCTGAGGAGGGAGCAGGACTGCCTCCATGTCGCCCTTGTCGAAAGAGGCCTGGTTCTCCTCGACGACGACTCCGTCTGAGCTCTCCCTCAAAGGCCCCTTTGGCTGTGCTCACCACCCCACCAGGCCCTGCCCGGGCTTCAGCAAAGCAGCAAGCAGGTAGAGGCTTTGTGCTGCCCCCACCTGACACAGACTTTGTGTTTTTACAAGAGGGTGCCGCCAGTCCTGTGCAGGTGCCTGGCCCTGCCGCAGCTTCATCGGAAGCCCCGTTACAG GAGGCCCAGAGTTGGGGTGTAGCCATGCCCCAGGTGAAGCAGGAGAAGACGGACGCCCCCGAGGAGTGGACATCAGGCACAGGCTTCCCGACCTCTGCACTGCAGCCTGGCTACCCTAGCAAG GCACTAGACTCAGACCTTCCACCCGTGAAACAAGAGCCCCCTGGCCCTGCAGAGgatagagaagaaaacagagaagattATGTCTCTGAATCAGCCccggaggaggaggcaggaggggttGGCACACCAGTG ATCACGGAGATTTTCAGCCTGGGTGGAACCCGTCTCCGGGATGCAGCAGCCTGGTTGCCAAG GTCCAAGGACCTTAAAAATCCTGAAGCTAAAATGCAGtag
- the Mbd1 gene encoding methyl-CpG-binding domain protein 1 isoform X15 gives MAEDWQDCPALGPGWKRREAFRKSGASCGRSDIYYQSPTGEKIRSKVELTRYLGPACDLTLFNFRQGILCYPVPKTHPLPAPNKKKKKPSKPAKAKKRQVGPQKSEVRKETPRKGRKAGAGAAAGSGAAAGAAPASLPALGCCENCGIRLSRDCIKRQRLKALCKDCRAQRIAFNREQRMFRRVGCGECTACLVKEDCGACSICRLQLPHDVASELFCKCERRRCLRIVEKSRGCGVCRGCQTQEDCGRCRVCLRPARPGLKRQWRCLQRRCFWDKRDRRKSGSKVAARRHSRAQPLPPRPASQHPEPTELQPYTNHHRQNRKCGACAACLRRMDCGHCDFCCDKPKFGGSNQKRQKCRWRQCLQFAMKRLLPSTGPGSEEGAGLPPCRPCRKRPGSPRRRLRLSSPSKAPLAVLTTPPGPARASAKQQAGRGFVLPPPDTDFVFLQEGAASPVQVPGPAAASSEAPLQEAQSWGVAMPQVKQEKTDAPEEWTSGTGFPTSALQPGYPSKALDSDLPPVKQEPPGPAEDREENREDYVSESAPEEEAGGVGTPVITEIFSLGGTRLRDAAAWLPRSKDLKNPEAKMQ, from the exons ATGGCTGAGGACTGGCAAGACTGCCCAGCCCTGGGCCCTGGCTGGAAGCGACGTGAGGCCTTTCGAAAGTCAGGGGCCTCTTGTGGACGCTCAGACATCTATTATCAGAG CCCCACAGGAGAGAAGATTCGAAGCAAAGTTGAGCTGACTCGATACCTGGGCCCTGCATGTGACCTCACCCTCTTCAACTTCAGACAAGGCATCTTGTGCTACCCGGTTCCCAAG ACCCATCCCTTGCCTGCCcccaacaagaagaaaaagaagccttCTAAACCAGCCAAGGCTAAGAAACGTCAGGTTGGGCCCCAGAAGAGTGAGGTCAGGAAGGAGACTCCACGGAAGGGCCGTAAGGCTGGCGCTGGCGCTGCTGCTGGCTCTGGCGCTGCCGCGGGCGCAGCTCCAGCCTCGTTACCTGCACTTGG GTGCTGTGAGAATTGTGGGATCCGCCTCTCACGGGATTGTATCAAAAGGCAGAGGTTGAAGGCGTTGTGCAAAGACTGCCGAG CACAGAGAATTGCCTTCAACCGAGAACAGAGAATGTTTAGG AGAGTCGGCTGTGGAGAGTGTACGGCTTGCCTTGTAAAAGAAGACTGTGGGGCTTGCTCCATCTGCCGCCTGCAGCTGCCCCATGACGTGGCCTCGGAGCTCTTCTGCAAGTGTGAGCGAAGACGCTGCCTCCGGATTGTGGAGAAG AGCCGAGGGTGTGGAGTGTGCCGGGGTTGTCAGACCCAAGAGGACTGTGGCCGTTGCCGAGTCTGCCTTCGCCCAGCCCGCCCTGGTCTCAAGCGCCAGTGGAGGTGTTTGCAGCGGCGCTGCTTTTGG GATAAGCGTGACCGTCGAAAGAGTGGCTCGAAGGTGGCTGCCCGACGTCACTCCCGagcccagcccctgcctccacgtcctgcatcccagcacccagagcccACAGAGCTG CAGCCCTACACGAACCACCACCGGCAGAACCGCAAGTGCGGGGCCTGTGCAGCCTGCCTACGGCGGATGGACTGCGGCCATTGCGACTTCTGCTGCGACAAGCCCAAATTCGGGGGCAGCAACCAGAAGCGCCAGAAGTGTCGTTGGCGCCAGTGCCTGCAGTTTgccatg AAGCGGCTGCTGCCCAGTACCGGGCCAGGGTCTGAGGAGGGAGCAGGACTGCCTCCATGTCGCCCTTGTCGAAAGAGGCCTGGTTCTCCTCGACGACGACTCCGTCTGAGCTCTCCCTCAAAGGCCCCTTTGGCTGTGCTCACCACCCCACCAGGCCCTGCCCGGGCTTCAGCAAAGCAGCAAGCAGGTAGAGGCTTTGTGCTGCCCCCACCTGACACAGACTTTGTGTTTTTACAAGAGGGTGCCGCCAGTCCTGTGCAGGTGCCTGGCCCTGCCGCAGCTTCATCGGAAGCCCCGTTACAG GAGGCCCAGAGTTGGGGTGTAGCCATGCCCCAGGTGAAGCAGGAGAAGACGGACGCCCCCGAGGAGTGGACATCAGGCACAGGCTTCCCGACCTCTGCACTGCAGCCTGGCTACCCTAGCAAG GCACTAGACTCAGACCTTCCACCCGTGAAACAAGAGCCCCCTGGCCCTGCAGAGgatagagaagaaaacagagaagattATGTCTCTGAATCAGCCccggaggaggaggcaggaggggttGGCACACCAGTG ATCACGGAGATTTTCAGCCTGGGTGGAACCCGTCTCCGGGATGCAGCAGCCTGGTTGCCAAG GTCCAAGGACCTTAAAAATCCTGAAGCTAAAATGCAGtag
- the Mbd1 gene encoding methyl-CpG-binding domain protein 1 isoform X13, whose product MAEDWQDCPALGPGWKRREAFRKSGASCGRSDIYYQSPTGEKIRSKVELTRYLGPACDLTLFNFRQGILCYPVPKTHPLPAPNKKKKKPSKPAKAKKRQVGPQKSEVRKETPRKGRKAGAGAAAGSGAAAGAAPASLPALGCCENCGIRLSRDCIKRQRLKALCKDCRAQRIAFNREQRMFRRVGCGECTACLVKEDCGACSICRLQLPHDVASELFCKCERRRCLRIVEKSRGCGVCRGCQTQEDCGRCRVCLRPARPGLKRQWRCLQRRCFWDKRDRRKSGSKVAARRHSRAQPLPPRPASQHPEPTELQPYTNHHRQNRKCGACAACLRRMDCGHCDFCCDKPKFGGSNQKRQKCRWRQCLQFAMKRLLPSTGPGSEEGAGLPPCRPCRKRPGSPRRRLRLSSPSKAPLAVLTTPPGPARASAKQQAGRGFVLPPPDTDFVFLQEGAASPVQVPGPAAASSEAPLQEAQSWGVAMPQVKQEKTDAPEEWTSGTGFPTSALQPGYPSKALDSDLPPVKQEPPGPAEDREENREDYVSESAPEEEAGGVGTPVITEIFSLGGTRLRDAAAWLPRLHKLLAVNENEYFTELQLKEEIL is encoded by the exons ATGGCTGAGGACTGGCAAGACTGCCCAGCCCTGGGCCCTGGCTGGAAGCGACGTGAGGCCTTTCGAAAGTCAGGGGCCTCTTGTGGACGCTCAGACATCTATTATCAGAG CCCCACAGGAGAGAAGATTCGAAGCAAAGTTGAGCTGACTCGATACCTGGGCCCTGCATGTGACCTCACCCTCTTCAACTTCAGACAAGGCATCTTGTGCTACCCGGTTCCCAAG ACCCATCCCTTGCCTGCCcccaacaagaagaaaaagaagccttCTAAACCAGCCAAGGCTAAGAAACGTCAGGTTGGGCCCCAGAAGAGTGAGGTCAGGAAGGAGACTCCACGGAAGGGCCGTAAGGCTGGCGCTGGCGCTGCTGCTGGCTCTGGCGCTGCCGCGGGCGCAGCTCCAGCCTCGTTACCTGCACTTGG GTGCTGTGAGAATTGTGGGATCCGCCTCTCACGGGATTGTATCAAAAGGCAGAGGTTGAAGGCGTTGTGCAAAGACTGCCGAG CACAGAGAATTGCCTTCAACCGAGAACAGAGAATGTTTAGG AGAGTCGGCTGTGGAGAGTGTACGGCTTGCCTTGTAAAAGAAGACTGTGGGGCTTGCTCCATCTGCCGCCTGCAGCTGCCCCATGACGTGGCCTCGGAGCTCTTCTGCAAGTGTGAGCGAAGACGCTGCCTCCGGATTGTGGAGAAG AGCCGAGGGTGTGGAGTGTGCCGGGGTTGTCAGACCCAAGAGGACTGTGGCCGTTGCCGAGTCTGCCTTCGCCCAGCCCGCCCTGGTCTCAAGCGCCAGTGGAGGTGTTTGCAGCGGCGCTGCTTTTGG GATAAGCGTGACCGTCGAAAGAGTGGCTCGAAGGTGGCTGCCCGACGTCACTCCCGagcccagcccctgcctccacgtcctgcatcccagcacccagagcccACAGAGCTG CAGCCCTACACGAACCACCACCGGCAGAACCGCAAGTGCGGGGCCTGTGCAGCCTGCCTACGGCGGATGGACTGCGGCCATTGCGACTTCTGCTGCGACAAGCCCAAATTCGGGGGCAGCAACCAGAAGCGCCAGAAGTGTCGTTGGCGCCAGTGCCTGCAGTTTgccatg AAGCGGCTGCTGCCCAGTACCGGGCCAGGGTCTGAGGAGGGAGCAGGACTGCCTCCATGTCGCCCTTGTCGAAAGAGGCCTGGTTCTCCTCGACGACGACTCCGTCTGAGCTCTCCCTCAAAGGCCCCTTTGGCTGTGCTCACCACCCCACCAGGCCCTGCCCGGGCTTCAGCAAAGCAGCAAGCAGGTAGAGGCTTTGTGCTGCCCCCACCTGACACAGACTTTGTGTTTTTACAAGAGGGTGCCGCCAGTCCTGTGCAGGTGCCTGGCCCTGCCGCAGCTTCATCGGAAGCCCCGTTACAG GAGGCCCAGAGTTGGGGTGTAGCCATGCCCCAGGTGAAGCAGGAGAAGACGGACGCCCCCGAGGAGTGGACATCAGGCACAGGCTTCCCGACCTCTGCACTGCAGCCTGGCTACCCTAGCAAG GCACTAGACTCAGACCTTCCACCCGTGAAACAAGAGCCCCCTGGCCCTGCAGAGgatagagaagaaaacagagaagattATGTCTCTGAATCAGCCccggaggaggaggcaggaggggttGGCACACCAGTG ATCACGGAGATTTTCAGCCTGGGTGGAACCCGTCTCCGGGATGCAGCAGCCTGGTTGCCAAG gctACATAAACTGTTAGCAGTAAATGAAAATGAGTATTTTACTGAACTGCAGTTGAAAGAAGAAATATTGTAG
- the Mbd1 gene encoding methyl-CpG-binding domain protein 1 isoform X26: MAEDWQDCPALGPGWKRREAFRKSGASCGRSDIYYQSPTGEKIRSKVELTRYLGPACDLTLFNFRQGILCYPVPKTHPLPAPNKKKKKPSKPAKAKKRQVGPQKSEVRKETPRKGRKAGAGAAAGSGAAAGAAPASLPALGCCENCGIRLSRDCIKRQRLKALCKDCRAQRIAFNREQRMFRRVGCGECTACLVKEDCGACSICRLQLPHDVASELFCKCERRRCLRIVEKDKRDRRKSGSKVAARRHSRAQPLPPRPASQHPEPTELHISDLAPTSPAEFIYYCVDEDELKRLLPSTGPGSEEGAGLPPCRPCRKRPGSPRRRLRLSSPSKAPLAVLTTPPGPARASAKQQAGRGFVLPPPDTDFVFLQEGAASPVQVPGPAAASSEAPLQEAQSWGVAMPQVKQEKTDAPEEWTSGTGFPTSALQPGYPSKALDSDLPPVKQEPPGPAEDREENREDYVSESAPEEEAGGVGTPVITEIFSLGGTRLRDAAAWLPRSKDLKNPEAKMQ, translated from the exons ATGGCTGAGGACTGGCAAGACTGCCCAGCCCTGGGCCCTGGCTGGAAGCGACGTGAGGCCTTTCGAAAGTCAGGGGCCTCTTGTGGACGCTCAGACATCTATTATCAGAG CCCCACAGGAGAGAAGATTCGAAGCAAAGTTGAGCTGACTCGATACCTGGGCCCTGCATGTGACCTCACCCTCTTCAACTTCAGACAAGGCATCTTGTGCTACCCGGTTCCCAAG ACCCATCCCTTGCCTGCCcccaacaagaagaaaaagaagccttCTAAACCAGCCAAGGCTAAGAAACGTCAGGTTGGGCCCCAGAAGAGTGAGGTCAGGAAGGAGACTCCACGGAAGGGCCGTAAGGCTGGCGCTGGCGCTGCTGCTGGCTCTGGCGCTGCCGCGGGCGCAGCTCCAGCCTCGTTACCTGCACTTGG GTGCTGTGAGAATTGTGGGATCCGCCTCTCACGGGATTGTATCAAAAGGCAGAGGTTGAAGGCGTTGTGCAAAGACTGCCGAG CACAGAGAATTGCCTTCAACCGAGAACAGAGAATGTTTAGG AGAGTCGGCTGTGGAGAGTGTACGGCTTGCCTTGTAAAAGAAGACTGTGGGGCTTGCTCCATCTGCCGCCTGCAGCTGCCCCATGACGTGGCCTCGGAGCTCTTCTGCAAGTGTGAGCGAAGACGCTGCCTCCGGATTGTGGAGAAG GATAAGCGTGACCGTCGAAAGAGTGGCTCGAAGGTGGCTGCCCGACGTCACTCCCGagcccagcccctgcctccacgtcctgcatcccagcacccagagcccACAGAGCTG CACATCAGCGACCTAGCGCCCACATCACCTGCTGAGTTCATCTATTACTGTGTAGACGAGGACGAGCTA AAGCGGCTGCTGCCCAGTACCGGGCCAGGGTCTGAGGAGGGAGCAGGACTGCCTCCATGTCGCCCTTGTCGAAAGAGGCCTGGTTCTCCTCGACGACGACTCCGTCTGAGCTCTCCCTCAAAGGCCCCTTTGGCTGTGCTCACCACCCCACCAGGCCCTGCCCGGGCTTCAGCAAAGCAGCAAGCAGGTAGAGGCTTTGTGCTGCCCCCACCTGACACAGACTTTGTGTTTTTACAAGAGGGTGCCGCCAGTCCTGTGCAGGTGCCTGGCCCTGCCGCAGCTTCATCGGAAGCCCCGTTACAG GAGGCCCAGAGTTGGGGTGTAGCCATGCCCCAGGTGAAGCAGGAGAAGACGGACGCCCCCGAGGAGTGGACATCAGGCACAGGCTTCCCGACCTCTGCACTGCAGCCTGGCTACCCTAGCAAG GCACTAGACTCAGACCTTCCACCCGTGAAACAAGAGCCCCCTGGCCCTGCAGAGgatagagaagaaaacagagaagattATGTCTCTGAATCAGCCccggaggaggaggcaggaggggttGGCACACCAGTG ATCACGGAGATTTTCAGCCTGGGTGGAACCCGTCTCCGGGATGCAGCAGCCTGGTTGCCAAG GTCCAAGGACCTTAAAAATCCTGAAGCTAAAATGCAGtag